The genomic segment CGCCATCTTCCAGTCGGAGTTGCAACGTGCGGTGAGGCCGAGCAGGCGGGCGATCCGTGCCGTGTGCGTATCGAGGGGGAGGACCAACCGCGCCGGCGAAACGGCCTGCCACAGTCCGAGATCGATGCCGTCATCGGGACGGCAGAGCCAGCGCAGCAGCATGCAGAGACGCTTGCAGGCACTCCCTCCGGCGGGACTTGGAAACAGGTAACGGAAGCCGGTTCGCAACGCCTGCCGAGGGGCCAGCAGCGTGGCCAGTTCCACGGCCCGCGCGCTGAAGACGGTCAGGGCCGCGCCGATATCCGGGGCCACCGGGTCGTCGCCGGCCAGAAAAAAACGCTCCAGGCTCCCCGCCTCCGCAGTCATCGCCCGCAGCACACGGCAGAGCAGGGCGATGTCGACGCCGGTATTGAAACGATGAACGAAGCCGGCCAGGCGCGCACCATCCCGCTGCGGCTCAAAATCGCGGATGAAGGCGGCCGGACCTTCCGGCATGCGCATAAAGAGGTTTTCCAGGCTGCTGCGGATGCCGGCGGCCCGCCCGTAGGCGAGCGCAGCGCTGA from the Desulfuromonadales bacterium genome contains:
- a CDS encoding TIGR02757 family protein, giving the protein MADLLPCATFPGMQLKGILEQVTQESGPAFLANDPLSFPRRYATAADREAAAFLSAALAYGRAAGIRSSLENLFMRMPEGPAAFIRDFEPQRDGARLAGFVHRFNTGVDIALLCRVLRAMTAEAGSLERFFLAGDDPVAPDIGAALTVFSARAVELATLLAPRQALRTGFRYLFPSPAGGSACKRLCMLLRWLCRPDDGIDLGLWQAVSPARLVLPLDTHTARIARLLGLTARCNSDWKMALEVTASLRRLDPADPVRFDFALAHLGISEGCTGKKGEICIPCPVAGMCGVLRTRMKEEG